A genomic region of Botrytis cinerea B05.10 chromosome 9, complete sequence contains the following coding sequences:
- the Bcpop1 gene encoding Bcpop1 yields MAPKMPLRPATTNKRKEPPYSSSNGRNDAGRGPAMKRNKIMDARSIMTQTADAALKSGDLDLQSFLNAREYEIKALEDGMKRSKGALSTRAFQQVPRDMRRRTASHNVKRVPKRLQKRGAREMKEDNTPTVNANKRKPGSSRGRIRAETAKKLGILAEKKRASKGATNVAGIITRAARPKIRKNALNEPQKPPSKFRKRQIHKTWLPTHLWHAKRAKMTEPKEPLWRMAIPLNSTEKSYRPTHRAGGSRGAVVWDMSYMSTIGLKGSVESIGKVLVAIGIPEMDVNSAKGAKWRAGRRSWNGWLSREVKEQRLQIAPAVAFWDIHEDSDSNATNLSKKSMRQVLIRIHPSAFLEAWTELLRLSKLQHPTVQLEDLRFEMGSIEITGPGSTEALIGILHPYYQSEDDQEPHAQTFTSLAGVTNPASLPANSVLSFSIMDPRLRYPPRKVELPDPADEEANFELAELLSSWPVDQSPASSHLFDRDARYKATRLPSQKALNRRKTLAPPGTFPSFSERDPPIPIMLLASRMLNSSAAQGSWTLLAPWKCILPIWYGLMHFPLSSGANPRFGGLQELRQSHFEHGVPWFPADYPGTNAGYAWEVEQRLKRKREWDKRPKGKRVEWKSLDLGGGRKGELGLGWACDFEKVAGLSTLHDNEQSNASSGDGSEATAEPKDKPIENPFIQLSSRTFSSLLSSPMVELPAPTELTTIRLTLLTRGVATPTARIYRLPSESSISEDSINSTSTTHHTLRQEWLSLVPAPLHKKPPPNPKAKDLKHIGKIPFNTPLPQRVQLLAKSLLQNPPLQYPKEKNDSDNHPMVPGEEDLVGFVTTGEYNLAEGKGIAFGTVFAREMVKETRSRGLREGCLCVVRNAGETVGRLARWESA; encoded by the coding sequence ATGGCGCCCAAAATGCCTTTAAGGCCTGCCACTACGAACAAACGCAAGGAACCCCCGTATTCATCGTCCAACGGCAGGAATGATGCTGGGAGAGGTCCCGCCATGAAGCGCAATAAGATAATGGATGCGCGATCGATAATGACCCAAACAGCCGACGCTGCTCTCAAAAGTGGAGATCTAGATTTGCAGTCATTTCTGAATGCGCGAGAATATGAAATAAAGGCACTGGAAGATGGCATGAAAAGGTCAAAGGGTGCCTTGTCCACCAGAGCATTCCAACAAGTGCCCCGGGacatgagaagaagaacagcAAGCCATAATGTGAAGAGAGTACCGAAACGTTTACAAAAGAGAGGGGCCagagaaatgaaagaggACAATACACCGACTGTCAATGCAAACAAGAGAAAGCCGGGAAGTTCACGAGGCCGCATTCGTGCAGAAACGGCCAAGAAGTTGGGGATTTtggcagagaagaagagggccTCTAAAGGTGCAACTAATGTGGCAGGAATTATAACTAGAGCTGCAAGGCCGAAGATACGGAAGAATGCTTTGAACGAGCCTCAGAAGCCGCCGTCAAAGTTTAGAAAGCGACAAATTCACAAGACTTGGTTACCTACCCATTTATGGCATGCGAAGAGAGCGAAAATGACAGAACCCAAGGAGCCACTTTGGAGGATGGCCATACCACTCAATTCAACAGAAAAATCATACAGGCCTACACATAGAGCAGGAGGAAGTAGAGGGGCTGTAGTTTGGGATATGAGTTACATGAGTACTATTGGCCTCAAAGGTTCAGTTGAGTCTATCGGAAAGGTTCTTGTGGCCATAGGCATACCGGAGATGGACGTAAATTCAGCAAAGGGCGCAAAATGGAGAGCGGGGAGAAGAAGCTGGAATGGGTGGCTTAGCAGAGAAGTGAAAGAACAAAGACTACAGATTGCCCCTGCCGTCGCGTTTTGGGACATTCATGAAGACTCAGATAGCAATGCTACCAATTTATCGAAAAAGTCAATGAGACAAGTTTTGATCAGAATTCATCCTTCTGCATTCCTTGAAGCATGGACTGAGCTCCTACGCCTGTCGAAATTGCAACACCCAACTGTCCAGCTTGAAGACCTTCGTTTTGAGATGGGAAGTATCGAAATAACAGGTCCTGGTTCAACAGAAGCTTTAATTGGTATACTTCATCCATACTACCAGTCCGAAGATGATCAAGAGCCACACGCGCAAACATTCACTTCATTAGCTGGTGTCACAAATCCTGCATCTTTACCCGCAAACTCTGTATTATCGTTCTCAATTATGGATCCTAGACTTCGATATCCACCTCGCAAGGTTGAACTTCCAGACCCTGCTGACGAAGAAGCGAATTTTGAATTGGCGGAATTGTTGTCTTCTTGGCCGGTAGATCAGTCACCCGCTTCATCACACCTCTTTGATCGAGACGCACGATACAAAGCTACTCGTCTTCCTTCACAAAAAGCCTTAAATCGCCGCAAAACTTTAGCACCACCAGGcacttttccttccttttcagAACGTGATCCTCCTATACCAATAATGCTTCTCGCATCAAGAATGTTAAATTCCTCGGCAGCACAAGGTAGCTGGACTCTTCTTGCTCCTTGGAAGTGTATACTACCGATTTGGTATGGTTTGATGCACTTTCCCTTGTCATCTGGCGCCAATCCTCGTTTTGGAGGTCTACAGGAGTTGAGACAATCACACTTTGAGCATGGAGTCCCATGGTTTCCAGCTGATTATCCTGGAACCAATGCTGGGTACGCTTGGGAGGTCGAACAGAggttgaaaagaaaacgagAATGGGATAAGAGACCCAAAGGCAAGAGAGTTGAGTGGAAATCTCTTGATCTTGGTGGTGGAAGGAAAGGGGAGCTTGGGTTGGGCTGGGCATGTGACTTTGAGAAAGTGGCCGGGCTGTCTACATTGCATGATAACGAACAGAGTAATGCGAGTAGTGGTGATGGGTCAGAAGCTACTGCTGAGCCTAAAGACAAACCCATCGAGAATCCTTTCATACAACTCTCCAGTAGGacattctcttctctcctttcatCTCCCATGGTAGAACTTCCAGCGCCAACAGAACTCACCACTATTCGCCTAACACTCTTAACTCGTGGTGTCGCTACTCCCACCGCTCGTATATACCGACTACCATCCGAATCAAGTATTAGCGAAGATTCTATAAACTCTACTTCTACCACGCACCACACTCTCCGTCAAGAATGGCTTTCCCTTGTTCCCGCGCCTCTACATAAGAAGCCACCGCCTAACCCCAAAGCCAAAGACCTTAAACACATTGGTAAAATACCATTCAATACACCTCTACCCCAACGCGTCCAACTGCTTGCAAAATCTCTGCTACAAAACCCACCATTACAATATCCAAAGGAGAAAAATGATTCGGATAATCATCCTATGGTTCCGGGCGAGGAAGATCTCGTTGGGTTCGTTACTACTGGAGAGTATAACTTGGCAGAAGGGAAAGGTATCGCGTTTGGTACTGTGTTTGCGAGGGAGATGGTTAAGGAGACGAGGAGTAGGGGGTTGAGGGAGGGGTGTTTGTGTGTGGTGAGGAATGCGGGGGAGACGGTGGGGAGATTAGCGAGGTGGGAAAGCGCTTGA